A window of Synechococcus sp. MEDNS5 contains these coding sequences:
- a CDS encoding glycerol kinase GlpK, with product MDNPPLLLALDQGTSSSRAVLFDAQGQAVASASAPLNIHYPADGWVEQAPMEIWASQRQAMARLEQTISAEQRQAVVACGITNQRETTVLWRRSDGSPCGPALVWQDGRTADVCAAWKKAGMERDWRTRTGLMLDPYFSASKIHWLLQHHDAASSAAAQGDLCFGTVESWLLWHLSGSKSHCSDMSNASRTLLMDLEQRQWVPAFCDHIGLPTSALPDLVPCRGDFGAIASDCPFAGVPICALLGDQQAATLGQLCLEPGEAKCTYGTGAFLVINTGTEIKRSDAGLLSTLGWTDDQGTPTYCLEGSLFNAGTVVQWLRDGLEIISTADEVNRLALSVENAAGVMLVPAFTGWGTPHWDPQARGLLIGLTRDSRRGHIARAALEGIALSVAGLVRLAEDAIGHGLGELAVDGGAAASDPLLQAQADSTGLQVRRPSQLESTARGVALLAGLQCDVVPDLQVLLPQRQQNTQLFMPRLDLDQRQTWLRRWDDAVSRSLHWHE from the coding sequence ATGGATAATCCACCCCTCCTGCTGGCACTGGATCAAGGCACCAGCAGTTCACGCGCCGTTCTTTTTGATGCGCAGGGGCAGGCGGTGGCCAGCGCCTCTGCGCCCCTGAACATTCACTACCCCGCTGATGGCTGGGTCGAACAGGCGCCCATGGAGATCTGGGCCAGTCAGCGCCAGGCCATGGCGCGTCTGGAGCAGACGATCAGCGCAGAGCAACGCCAGGCGGTGGTGGCCTGCGGCATCACCAATCAGCGCGAGACCACCGTCCTTTGGCGCCGCAGCGATGGCTCTCCCTGCGGACCAGCCCTGGTCTGGCAGGACGGCCGCACAGCCGATGTCTGCGCAGCCTGGAAAAAGGCCGGTATGGAACGGGACTGGAGGACCCGCACTGGCCTGATGCTCGACCCCTATTTCAGCGCCAGCAAGATCCACTGGCTGCTCCAGCACCACGACGCCGCCTCCAGCGCGGCAGCCCAGGGAGACCTCTGCTTCGGGACGGTGGAGAGCTGGCTGCTGTGGCACCTGAGCGGATCAAAGAGCCACTGCTCCGACATGAGCAATGCCAGTCGCACCCTGCTCATGGATCTGGAACAGCGCCAATGGGTGCCGGCGTTTTGTGATCACATTGGACTCCCCACCAGCGCCCTACCCGATCTGGTGCCCTGCCGCGGTGACTTCGGAGCGATCGCCAGCGACTGCCCCTTCGCCGGAGTGCCGATCTGTGCACTCCTTGGCGACCAGCAGGCTGCAACCCTCGGACAACTCTGCCTGGAACCAGGAGAAGCCAAATGCACCTATGGAACCGGTGCCTTCCTGGTGATCAACACCGGGACCGAGATCAAGCGCAGTGACGCGGGGCTGCTGAGCACCCTCGGCTGGACCGATGACCAGGGCACTCCCACCTACTGCCTGGAGGGCAGCCTTTTCAATGCCGGCACCGTCGTGCAGTGGCTCCGCGATGGTTTGGAGATCATTTCCACAGCTGATGAGGTGAACCGTCTCGCCCTCAGTGTTGAAAACGCCGCGGGGGTGATGCTCGTACCGGCCTTCACAGGCTGGGGCACACCCCATTGGGATCCCCAGGCACGCGGGCTGCTGATTGGGCTCACCCGCGACAGCCGACGGGGGCACATCGCCCGTGCCGCGCTCGAGGGAATCGCCCTCTCCGTGGCGGGGTTGGTTCGACTGGCCGAGGACGCCATCGGCCATGGGCTGGGAGAACTGGCCGTCGATGGCGGTGCAGCCGCCTCGGATCCCCTTCTCCAGGCCCAGGCCGACAGCACAGGGCTGCAGGTGCGACGCCCCTCACAGCTGGAAAGCACCGCAAGGGGCGTCGCCTTGCTCGCAGGCCTTCAGTGCGACGTCGTTCCCGACCTTCAGGTCCTTCTTCCCCAGCGTCAGCAGAACACCCAACTGTTCATGCCTCGCCTTGATCTTGATCAGCGACAGACTTGGTTGCGACGGTGGGATGACGCCGTTTCACGGAGCCTCCACTGGCATGAATGA
- a CDS encoding glycoside hydrolase family 13 protein, giving the protein MLRDVSTASTPAWVSGAVVYQIFPDRFRRSGRVKAQSSLALQPWGSDPQLQGFHGGDLYGVIEGLDHLQSMGVTCLYLTPVFSSAANHRYHAYDYFQVDPLLGGDAALDALIEALHGRGMRLILDGVFNHCGRGFWAFHHLLENGPLSPYRDWFTVHRWPLIPYPHKGQSCGYSCWWNDPALPKFNHANPAVHDHLLSAARHWLERGIDGWRLDVPDEVPHGFWVDFRRMVKDVNPDAWIVGEIWGDARPWLQGDQFDGVMNYRLGWSSLCWAAAGELQVGFENPLYPLRPLATEELLAIWRQTSDWYEPQVNASQLNLLDSHDVPRAAHTLCGDRAALLLALLLLVLQPGAPCLYYGTEAGLAGGPEPACREGFPWTAPYLEDLRGPIRELLALRSRLPNRAMSWRWQARGTDVLIGGADGVVVLVNRSRKTGCSLEGLELQAGAVSNPWLILGRYDSTVKWLDCQSALVWHQLGQSSRMH; this is encoded by the coding sequence ATGCTTCGGGATGTCTCAACGGCGAGCACACCCGCTTGGGTGTCTGGAGCCGTGGTGTATCAGATTTTTCCCGATCGATTCCGGCGCAGCGGAAGGGTGAAGGCGCAATCCAGCCTCGCCTTGCAGCCCTGGGGAAGCGATCCCCAGTTGCAGGGATTTCATGGCGGCGATCTTTATGGGGTGATCGAGGGGCTGGATCACCTGCAGAGCATGGGCGTGACCTGTCTGTATCTCACCCCTGTGTTCAGCTCAGCGGCCAATCACCGCTATCACGCCTACGACTATTTCCAGGTGGATCCCCTTCTGGGGGGGGATGCGGCTTTGGATGCCCTGATCGAAGCGCTGCATGGCCGGGGCATGCGCCTCATCCTCGATGGCGTGTTCAATCACTGCGGCCGCGGCTTCTGGGCTTTTCACCATCTGCTGGAGAACGGTCCTTTGTCCCCTTACCGGGACTGGTTCACGGTGCATCGGTGGCCCTTGATCCCCTATCCCCATAAGGGGCAGTCCTGCGGCTACAGCTGCTGGTGGAACGATCCAGCGCTACCCAAGTTCAATCACGCCAATCCAGCGGTTCATGACCACCTGCTGTCGGCGGCACGGCATTGGCTTGAACGCGGTATCGATGGCTGGCGCCTGGATGTGCCGGATGAGGTTCCCCATGGGTTCTGGGTCGATTTCCGCCGCATGGTGAAGGACGTCAATCCGGACGCATGGATTGTTGGAGAGATCTGGGGAGACGCCCGTCCCTGGTTGCAAGGCGATCAGTTTGATGGCGTGATGAATTACCGCCTGGGCTGGAGCAGCCTGTGCTGGGCTGCGGCCGGAGAGCTGCAGGTTGGATTTGAGAACCCTCTTTACCCCCTGCGTCCACTGGCGACGGAGGAGCTGCTGGCGATTTGGCGCCAGACTTCGGATTGGTATGAGCCGCAGGTGAATGCCAGTCAGCTCAACCTGCTCGACAGTCATGACGTGCCCAGGGCCGCCCATACCCTGTGTGGTGATCGGGCGGCGTTGTTGCTGGCCCTGTTGCTGCTGGTGCTGCAACCCGGTGCGCCATGCCTCTACTACGGCACCGAGGCGGGGTTGGCCGGTGGGCCGGAACCGGCCTGCCGGGAGGGCTTTCCCTGGACGGCTCCCTATTTGGAGGACCTGCGGGGGCCGATCCGAGAGCTGTTGGCTTTGCGCTCGCGACTCCCGAATCGGGCCATGTCCTGGCGTTGGCAGGCGCGGGGGACGGATGTTCTGATCGGTGGGGCGGATGGGGTTGTCGTGCTCGTCAATCGAAGCCGCAAGACGGGATGTTCGCTTGAAGGTTTGGAGCTGCAGGCGGGGGCCGTGTCTAACCCCTGGTTGATTCTCGGGCGCTACGACTCGACAGTGAAATGGCTTGACTGTCAATCTGCGCTGGTCTGGCACCAGCTGGGTCAGTCGAGCAGGATGCACTGA
- a CDS encoding LysR family transcriptional regulator substrate-binding protein, which produces MVDLDTLACMDGLVWLRSGREVAHRLNLDQSSVSRRQQRCASSFGVTLKKEEQEWVIQGDRTLLKMERRVHQAARLQGLRPLRLEASYWTLPLLCDPEPSGWIAGLSNLVGVEPNLTLLRERICDAWICGLPEQPDPEDPDLCILPLCTMPLQLLVRADHPLVNRPSLSIEDLQAFPSLALPNGVYPTTEKQLRAIGLWNSPVRMTRYRKELWEGRSVTDVTIGYGHCLSQAACNESLVSLPFELTFASGEVLVVQREQRQHPTIQALAHDLRTRLEALQERYPEIRLTPLARADV; this is translated from the coding sequence ATGGTTGATCTCGACACCCTCGCCTGCATGGACGGCCTGGTCTGGCTGCGTTCTGGACGGGAGGTTGCCCACCGACTGAATTTGGACCAGTCATCGGTGAGTCGCCGTCAGCAACGATGCGCCAGCAGCTTCGGCGTCACGCTTAAAAAGGAAGAGCAGGAATGGGTGATCCAAGGCGATCGGACCCTGCTCAAGATGGAGCGCAGGGTTCACCAAGCAGCGCGCCTCCAAGGGTTGCGACCGCTGCGTTTAGAAGCCAGCTACTGGACCCTGCCCCTGCTCTGTGATCCCGAGCCCAGCGGCTGGATCGCTGGGCTTTCCAACCTGGTAGGAGTTGAGCCGAATCTGACCTTGCTCCGTGAGCGGATCTGTGATGCCTGGATCTGCGGGCTGCCCGAGCAACCGGATCCCGAGGATCCCGATCTCTGCATCCTTCCGCTCTGCACAATGCCGCTCCAGCTGCTGGTGCGCGCCGATCACCCCCTGGTGAACAGACCATCCCTCAGCATTGAAGATCTGCAAGCCTTTCCGAGCCTCGCCTTACCCAATGGCGTCTATCCCACCACTGAGAAGCAGCTCAGAGCCATCGGGCTGTGGAACAGCCCAGTGCGGATGACGCGCTATCGCAAGGAACTCTGGGAAGGCCGCAGCGTTACAGACGTGACGATCGGCTACGGCCATTGCCTCAGCCAGGCGGCATGCAACGAGTCGCTGGTTTCCCTGCCTTTTGAACTGACCTTTGCATCGGGTGAGGTGTTGGTGGTGCAGCGTGAACAGCGCCAGCATCCGACGATCCAGGCCCTTGCCCATGACCTTCGCACCCGCCTGGAAGCCCTTCAGGAGCGCTATCCCGAGATCAGGCTGACCCCACTAGCTCGTGCGGATGTCTAA
- the aroQ gene encoding type II 3-dehydroquinate dehydratase, with product MRLLLLNGPNINLLGQREPGLYGHQTLSDIETRLRDRATAAEVQLETFQSNFEGALVERVHQAMGSVDGILINAGAYTHTSIALRDALLGVAIPFVEVHLSNIHARETFRHHSYLADRALGVVCGFGAFSYDMAFDGLVNHLIRAKA from the coding sequence ATGCGTCTGCTGCTGCTCAACGGCCCCAACATCAATCTTCTGGGGCAGCGGGAACCAGGCCTTTACGGGCACCAGACGCTTTCAGACATTGAAACGCGCTTGAGGGATCGGGCCACAGCGGCTGAGGTTCAACTGGAAACGTTTCAAAGCAATTTTGAGGGTGCTCTGGTGGAACGGGTCCATCAGGCGATGGGCTCGGTGGACGGAATCCTGATCAATGCCGGTGCTTACACCCACACCTCGATCGCCCTGCGCGATGCTCTGCTGGGGGTTGCGATTCCTTTTGTGGAAGTGCATTTGAGCAATATCCATGCACGCGAGACGTTCCGTCATCACTCCTATCTCGCCGACCGTGCCTTGGGCGTGGTGTGTGGTTTCGGCGCCTTCAGCTACGACATGGCTTTTGACGGCTTGGTGAATCACCTCATAAGGGCAAAGGCATGA
- a CDS encoding tRNA-(ms[2]io[6]A)-hydroxylase — translation MSIASTTLGRSGPSIASIRWLAASTSDRWVEQANARPMEVLIDHAHCERKAAGSAVQLMFRYLCEPGLGEVLSPLAREELEHFEQVLALLKSRGRYLEPLRSPAYGALLAKQVRRGEPERMLDSFLIAGLIEARSHERMALLAQNSPDPGLRELYGSLLKSEARHFGLYWVLCEQRYSRDVIIPRLEQLAAAEVDALRGELSCPEDVRMHSVGVIA, via the coding sequence ATGAGCATCGCCAGTACAACGCTGGGCCGTTCAGGCCCATCGATAGCCTCGATCCGCTGGTTGGCAGCTTCCACGAGCGACCGCTGGGTTGAGCAGGCCAACGCAAGGCCCATGGAGGTGTTGATTGACCATGCCCACTGCGAACGCAAGGCCGCGGGTTCCGCGGTTCAGTTGATGTTCCGGTATCTCTGTGAACCGGGTCTGGGCGAAGTTCTCAGCCCTTTGGCGCGGGAAGAGCTGGAGCATTTCGAGCAGGTGCTTGCGCTGCTCAAATCCAGGGGGCGCTATTTGGAACCGCTCCGTTCTCCTGCCTACGGAGCCCTTCTCGCCAAGCAGGTTCGACGGGGAGAGCCCGAGCGCATGCTGGATTCCTTTCTGATCGCAGGCTTGATTGAAGCCCGAAGCCACGAACGCATGGCGTTGCTGGCCCAAAACAGTCCTGACCCGGGGCTTCGAGAGCTCTACGGCAGCCTTTTAAAAAGTGAAGCGCGTCACTTCGGTCTCTATTGGGTGCTGTGTGAGCAGCGCTATTCGCGTGATGTGATCATTCCCAGGCTGGAGCAGCTGGCAGCGGCAGAGGTTGATGCACTGAGAGGAGAGTTGAGCTGTCCTGAGGACGTGCGCATGCATTCAGTTGGTGTGATCGCATAA
- a CDS encoding acireductone dioxygenase has product MSELSIYSAQAGEPVFSTNDPARIQQELNLRGIAFDRCASRAELAHNADQNAILSTYTEEIQRIQALGDYPTVDAIRMQPNHPDREALRQKFLSEHTHAEDEVRLFVEGRGLFCLHIDKEVLQVMCETNDWISVPAGTRHWFDMGEKPYFCAIRLFNNPSGWVANFTGDPIAERYPTLKSAEPMQ; this is encoded by the coding sequence ATGAGTGAGCTGAGCATCTATTCCGCGCAGGCAGGCGAGCCGGTTTTCAGCACGAACGATCCGGCTCGCATCCAACAGGAACTAAACCTGCGGGGCATTGCTTTCGATCGGTGCGCGAGCAGGGCGGAGCTGGCGCATAATGCTGATCAGAACGCAATTCTCTCGACATATACCGAGGAGATCCAACGAATCCAGGCCCTCGGTGATTACCCCACCGTTGATGCCATCCGGATGCAGCCGAATCATCCAGATCGAGAAGCCTTACGCCAGAAATTCCTAAGCGAACACACTCACGCTGAGGACGAAGTGCGCCTGTTCGTGGAAGGACGTGGCCTGTTTTGCCTGCATATCGACAAGGAAGTGCTTCAGGTGATGTGCGAAACCAACGATTGGATCAGCGTGCCGGCTGGAACCCGGCACTGGTTCGACATGGGCGAAAAGCCTTACTTCTGCGCGATCCGCTTGTTCAACAATCCAAGCGGCTGGGTCGCCAACTTCACAGGCGATCCGATCGCTGAACGGTATCCAACGCTCAAAAGCGCTGAGCCAATGCAATAG
- a CDS encoding precorrin-2 C(20)-methyltransferase encodes MGVGPGDPELLTIAALRAMELADVVAYPVGREGGTGMALTIAERWLKPEQQRLPLLFPMVAEALPRVDAWRRAADQLAQLVGEGSKVVLLCEGDVSLFATGSYVQLALRERHPDLPFRLVPGIPAVCAAAAAAPALGLDLPLAFQQEGFLMRPCPDSIRPLENLLQMAEENQTVLGLIKVGQRWPWVRTVLQRRNLLEQAVFAQRVGWPDQWISRAAEVSKDTKPYFSLLLIRQSWPQVLP; translated from the coding sequence GTGGGTGTAGGCCCCGGAGATCCGGAGCTGCTCACGATTGCTGCTCTGCGGGCCATGGAGCTTGCAGATGTGGTGGCTTATCCGGTAGGCCGGGAGGGAGGCACGGGGATGGCGCTCACCATTGCCGAGCGTTGGCTGAAGCCTGAACAGCAGCGGTTGCCGCTGTTGTTCCCGATGGTGGCGGAAGCGCTCCCCCGAGTTGATGCCTGGCGCCGTGCTGCCGATCAGCTGGCTCAGCTGGTCGGTGAGGGTTCCAAGGTCGTCCTTCTCTGTGAGGGCGATGTCTCCCTGTTCGCGACCGGTAGTTACGTGCAGCTGGCCCTGCGTGAACGGCATCCTGATCTCCCTTTCAGGCTTGTTCCCGGCATCCCTGCGGTGTGTGCTGCTGCAGCTGCCGCACCCGCGCTGGGCCTGGACCTTCCGCTTGCTTTTCAACAGGAAGGCTTTCTCATGCGTCCTTGTCCCGATTCCATTCGTCCACTGGAGAACCTTCTCCAGATGGCTGAAGAGAACCAAACTGTGCTCGGCCTGATCAAAGTGGGGCAGCGCTGGCCCTGGGTCCGCACCGTTCTGCAACGGCGGAACCTTCTCGAACAGGCTGTGTTTGCCCAGCGGGTGGGTTGGCCTGACCAGTGGATTTCCCGCGCTGCCGAGGTATCAAAAGACACGAAACCCTATTTTTCTCTTCTGCTCATCCGACAGTCCTGGCCCCAGGTGTTGCCCTGA
- a CDS encoding DUF4079 family protein has translation MLTPLQWLALAHPVLIILFVYPVIGATIRLGILARERRLQINSIAATVPVEHAEHGRWATGGLLVAVLLAFTHALASGQASVALWGTAAVAVVVAAGSFVVLLRSRRLVPKLIGAWGCWLMLLLIALQPLPGAGEAFGETTIWHSHTWGGLLLLALLLLTMAVQREIAARLWLRRMHVLVNVLVALLLATQAISGTRDLLLR, from the coding sequence TTGCTGACTCCTTTGCAGTGGCTGGCGCTGGCGCATCCAGTGCTGATCATTTTGTTCGTGTATCCCGTGATCGGTGCCACCATCCGCCTCGGCATCCTGGCCAGGGAGCGGCGGCTCCAGATCAATTCCATCGCTGCCACGGTTCCCGTTGAGCATGCGGAGCACGGCCGTTGGGCCACCGGTGGGTTGCTGGTAGCCGTATTGCTCGCGTTCACCCACGCCTTGGCTTCTGGGCAGGCGAGTGTGGCCCTTTGGGGAACGGCGGCTGTTGCTGTCGTTGTGGCTGCTGGGTCATTTGTGGTTCTGTTGCGCTCCAGGCGTCTGGTGCCAAAGCTGATCGGTGCCTGGGGCTGCTGGCTGATGCTTCTTTTGATTGCTCTGCAACCTCTCCCAGGTGCTGGCGAGGCATTCGGGGAGACCACGATCTGGCACTCCCATACCTGGGGTGGACTGCTTCTTCTGGCGCTGCTGCTGCTCACCATGGCTGTGCAGAGGGAAATTGCTGCACGGCTTTGGCTGCGCCGGATGCATGTGCTGGTGAACGTGTTGGTGGCTTTGCTCTTGGCCACGCAGGCGATCAGCGGCACCCGCGACCTTCTGTTGCGTTAG
- a CDS encoding glycosyltransferase, whose protein sequence is MSWLPLLVLIWPAWLSRTPEQLSPIWRRRSLIVLIGFFTLRYLLWRVSASLNLSTPLSTTLSLLLLAAEAWLLLSGMVPLLLAWRRFPDRRPAMHQLREQWRQSPWTPTVDILVPTFGEPINVLERTLIGCCNQTYPHTRVWVLDDSGRREVKSLASRQGCTYVHRPVRTSAKAGNLNHGLRRCRGELVAVFDADFIPQTTFLENSIGFLLDPKVGLLQTPQTFINADPVMRNLGMERWLLSDEESFYRWIEPVRDGWGAVVCAGTAFLARRSALDSVGGFVEKAISEDFVTGINLRRKGWSLLYLQQKLSAGLAAETMADFVRQRQRWASGTLQSLRLPEGPLRGAGLTPWQRVAYLEGVVHWVNNLPRLVLMLMPLSYGLLGTVPILITADDAVRLLLPLWATLLMGVGWLNRGSRTAFLSELTGWVLTVPLTVTVLANLMGRIGGFRVTPKHQRRDRGSWSLQLSLPLLALLALNLFNLNGLLKPQSALDSAAFDGRPLGLLWAVLNLLSLVIALRACWDPPSQDPSPWQAIETSAWLQDDGGHRYACTLKAISESGAELQLHEETTPLVASTSLGWCKEVPPLPVQLEMARGQRLAVCWGPLNAVEHKQLIRWLFCRPNCWRDRMAPPEWKALGALLTRLFTAPSRRPFQRCLMQQAEVNASGSRAG, encoded by the coding sequence ATGAGCTGGCTACCGCTGCTCGTCCTGATCTGGCCCGCCTGGCTGAGCAGAACTCCGGAGCAATTGAGCCCGATCTGGCGCAGGCGCAGCCTGATTGTTCTGATCGGTTTCTTCACCCTGCGTTATCTGCTCTGGCGGGTCAGCGCAAGCCTGAATCTGAGCACCCCACTGAGCACAACCCTGAGCCTTCTGCTGCTGGCCGCCGAAGCCTGGCTGCTGCTCAGCGGAATGGTGCCGCTTCTGCTCGCTTGGCGTCGCTTCCCCGACCGCCGTCCAGCCATGCATCAGCTGCGGGAGCAATGGCGGCAAAGCCCCTGGACCCCAACGGTGGACATCCTCGTGCCCACCTTCGGCGAACCGATCAATGTTCTGGAAAGAACGCTGATCGGCTGTTGCAACCAGACCTACCCCCACACCCGTGTGTGGGTCCTGGATGACAGCGGACGCCGGGAGGTGAAGTCCCTGGCATCACGCCAAGGCTGCACCTATGTGCATCGACCGGTCCGCACCTCCGCCAAAGCGGGGAATCTGAACCATGGTCTGCGCCGGTGCCGAGGGGAGCTCGTGGCCGTCTTCGACGCTGATTTCATCCCACAGACCACGTTTCTCGAGAACAGCATCGGCTTTCTTTTGGATCCCAAGGTGGGGCTTCTGCAGACACCCCAAACCTTCATCAACGCCGATCCCGTGATGCGGAATCTGGGGATGGAACGCTGGTTGCTTTCGGATGAGGAAAGCTTTTACCGCTGGATTGAACCGGTGCGTGACGGCTGGGGAGCGGTGGTCTGCGCCGGCACGGCATTCCTGGCCCGCCGCTCTGCGCTGGACTCCGTGGGTGGTTTTGTGGAAAAGGCGATCTCAGAGGATTTCGTCACCGGAATCAACCTCCGACGCAAGGGCTGGAGCCTCCTTTATCTGCAACAAAAGCTGAGCGCCGGGCTGGCCGCAGAAACCATGGCGGACTTCGTGCGCCAGCGGCAGCGCTGGGCAAGCGGCACATTGCAAAGCCTGCGGCTACCGGAAGGGCCTCTGCGCGGAGCCGGCCTCACGCCCTGGCAAAGGGTGGCGTATCTCGAGGGCGTAGTGCACTGGGTCAACAACCTGCCGCGTCTGGTGCTGATGCTCATGCCCTTGAGCTACGGACTGCTCGGGACTGTGCCAATCCTGATCACCGCCGACGATGCCGTCAGGCTGCTGTTACCGCTCTGGGCGACGCTCCTGATGGGGGTAGGCTGGTTGAACCGGGGATCGCGCACCGCGTTTTTGAGCGAACTCACGGGCTGGGTTCTCACCGTTCCGCTCACAGTGACCGTGCTGGCCAATTTGATGGGACGCATCGGTGGGTTCAGGGTGACTCCGAAACACCAGCGGCGCGACCGGGGCAGCTGGAGCTTGCAACTCTCGCTACCCCTGTTGGCCTTGCTGGCCCTCAACCTGTTCAATCTCAACGGTCTGCTCAAACCGCAAAGTGCTCTGGATTCCGCCGCATTCGACGGTCGCCCTCTCGGCCTTCTGTGGGCTGTGCTCAACTTGCTGAGCCTCGTCATCGCTCTGCGCGCTTGCTGGGACCCCCCATCTCAGGATCCGTCACCCTGGCAGGCCATCGAAACCTCAGCATGGCTGCAAGACGATGGAGGTCATCGTTATGCCTGCACCCTCAAGGCCATCAGTGAAAGCGGAGCGGAGCTGCAACTGCACGAAGAAACAACACCCCTGGTGGCAAGCACCAGTCTTGGCTGGTGCAAGGAGGTGCCCCCCTTGCCGGTGCAACTGGAGATGGCGAGAGGACAGCGATTGGCGGTCTGCTGGGGCCCCTTGAACGCCGTGGAGCACAAGCAGCTGATCCGCTGGCTGTTCTGCCGTCCGAACTGCTGGCGCGATCGCATGGCCCCTCCGGAGTGGAAAGCCCTTGGAGCCCTGCTCACAAGGCTGTTCACTGCACCATCGAGACGCCCCTTTCAACGCTGCCTGATGCAGCAGGCTGAAGTCAACGCTTCGGGCAGCCGTGCTGGTTGA
- the dusB gene encoding tRNA dihydrouridine synthase DusB, producing the protein MPPNLHSDLHLSGRRHCRVLTSRVLQSPLAGVSDKIFRALVRRWSRDALLFTEMVNATSLELGHGRGKVEELQQEAGPIAVQLFDHRPESMADAARRAEAAGAFLIDINMGCPVRKIARKGGGSGLIRDPDLACSIVEAVVAAVGIPVTVKTRLGWCSDPQGADSHAAAMAWCRRLEAAGAQLLTLHGRTREQRFSGRADWEAIAAVKRTLSIPVIANGDVFSPEDARECLDLTGADGVMVGRGTMGAPWLVGQIDAALKGLPVPPTPGVSERLMLAADQLQALVAARGDHGLLIARKHMSWTCTGFSGASQFRQQLMRAPTPDQALSLLRRKQDQLA; encoded by the coding sequence ATGCCCCCGAACCTGCATTCGGATTTGCATCTGAGCGGCCGTCGCCACTGTCGTGTTCTCACAAGCAGAGTGCTGCAATCACCGCTTGCCGGCGTCAGCGACAAAATTTTCCGGGCCCTGGTGCGCCGTTGGAGCCGTGATGCGCTGCTCTTCACCGAAATGGTCAATGCCACCAGCCTCGAACTGGGTCATGGCCGCGGAAAGGTGGAGGAGCTCCAGCAGGAAGCAGGGCCAATCGCCGTCCAACTCTTTGATCACAGGCCTGAGTCGATGGCTGATGCGGCGCGGCGGGCTGAAGCTGCCGGTGCTTTTCTGATCGACATCAATATGGGCTGCCCTGTGCGCAAGATCGCCCGAAAAGGCGGGGGCAGCGGCCTGATCCGTGATCCCGACCTGGCCTGCTCAATCGTGGAGGCCGTGGTTGCCGCCGTCGGCATCCCCGTCACCGTGAAGACCCGCCTTGGATGGTGCAGTGATCCCCAGGGTGCAGACAGCCACGCCGCGGCCATGGCCTGGTGCCGCAGGCTCGAAGCCGCCGGGGCTCAGTTACTCACCCTGCATGGCCGCACCCGGGAACAACGGTTCAGCGGTCGCGCCGACTGGGAGGCAATCGCAGCAGTGAAACGCACCCTGAGCATTCCTGTGATCGCCAATGGCGATGTGTTCAGCCCAGAGGATGCCCGCGAGTGCCTTGATCTCACCGGCGCTGACGGTGTGATGGTCGGCCGGGGAACCATGGGTGCTCCCTGGCTCGTCGGTCAGATCGACGCCGCGCTGAAAGGCTTGCCGGTCCCCCCCACCCCTGGAGTGAGCGAACGACTCATGCTCGCTGCCGACCAGCTCCAAGCGCTCGTGGCCGCTCGCGGCGATCACGGTCTGCTGATCGCCAGGAAACACATGAGCTGGACCTGCACAGGATTCAGTGGAGCTTCCCAATTTCGCCAGCAACTGATGCGAGCACCCACTCCAGATCAAGCCCTCAGCTTGCTGCGCCGGAAGCAGGACCAACTGGCATGA